In Embleya scabrispora, the DNA window ACTCGCCCGGTATCCCGCGGGACCGTAGGGCCTGTGTAACACCCGCCATCGAGGTCCGCCGTGACGGCCCCCACCAGGGCAAACGTGGTGTTGGAGCGGCGCCGAACAGGGTGTGTCGGCTCTTTATGGTTCTCCTACGTGACCATGTCACCGGTCTGTGACAGCGCCGTCGTGGGTCGACGACTCCCGTATCGCCCCGGTGTTCGAGCTCGCCATAGTGATCGAGCAAGCACCGCGGGGCCTCGCCGGCTCCGGGCTTCGATCAACGGACACCAAGGGGACGTTCAATGTTCGGGAACCGCAGCAGGGCCCTCCTCCTCTCCGCCGCCGTCGTCGGCGGCGCGATGACGATGACGGCATGCCAGGGCACCGACTCGGGCAACGCCGCGCAGGGCAACCCGCCCGCCGCCGCACCGGCCGGCCAGACCGTCACCCAACCGCCCGCACCCGGCGCATCGAACACCGGCGGCAACACCTCCACCGGCTCCGGCTCCACCGTCAAGGACTCCGCCTCGGGGAAGACCGTCACCCCGAACAAGGCCACCGGCACCACCTCCGGCGGCGCCGGCAACTCCGGCAGCGGCCCCGCCAAGTGCCGCACCGACGACCTCAGTTTCCTCGCCGACGACGCCACCATCGACGGCGACGACGACCGCACCGTCGCCGTCACCCTCAACAACCTCGCCGGCGACTGCACCATGACCGGCTTCGCCGGCGTCGACCTCAAGACCACCGCCGGAACCATCTCCGCCGAAC includes these proteins:
- a CDS encoding DUF4232 domain-containing protein; this translates as MFGNRSRALLLSAAVVGGAMTMTACQGTDSGNAAQGNPPAAAPAGQTVTQPPAPGASNTGGNTSTGSGSTVKDSASGKTVTPNKATGTTSGGAGNSGSGPAKCRTDDLSFLADDATIDGDDDRTVAVTLNNLAGDCTMTGFAGVDLKTTAGTISAERTDEPVVPIILKRDTSISFGIHYPANDSGGSGIRITGLLVTPPGETKSADIPWPGATTLPVTDGTGTPVTVGPMGSAGQGG